The Thiomonas sp. FB-Cd genome includes a window with the following:
- a CDS encoding IS1595 family transposase: MINVDPVSGRDYPKTWVQFEDWFATEDACVAYLEKLRWPGGFCCPACGVLDSPARANRRRLVCRSCAHQSSVTAGTIFDKTRTPLRVWFAAAWHITSQENGVSALGLQRVLGLSSYQTAWAMLHRFRRAMVRPERDKLAGTVEVDEAYLPLSRGPRVKSGKARSKAHKTSHLVAIAVAVEVHDPKGFGRIRIHRVQGPTIGALIPFVRENVMPGATIRTDGSAIYGPLQEGGFAHEPLVQLGSKIPAHVSLPGVHRVISLLKRWLLGTHQGAVDPRHVDYYLDEFTFRFNRRSSRSRGMLFYRLLQQSAATTPATYANIRDNVHSEPAANRFARPVELNG; encoded by the coding sequence ATGATTAATGTCGATCCCGTTTCTGGTCGCGACTACCCGAAGACTTGGGTGCAATTTGAAGACTGGTTCGCGACCGAAGACGCGTGTGTTGCCTACCTCGAGAAATTGAGGTGGCCGGGCGGATTTTGCTGTCCTGCGTGTGGCGTGCTGGACTCACCGGCTCGCGCGAACCGGCGCAGATTGGTCTGCAGATCTTGTGCGCACCAGAGCAGTGTGACGGCGGGCACCATCTTTGACAAGACCCGCACGCCCCTGCGGGTTTGGTTCGCTGCGGCGTGGCACATCACGAGTCAAGAAAATGGCGTCAGCGCTCTTGGACTGCAGCGGGTTCTTGGCTTGAGCAGCTACCAGACGGCCTGGGCGATGTTGCACCGATTCCGGCGTGCGATGGTTCGTCCGGAACGCGACAAACTTGCCGGAACGGTAGAAGTTGACGAGGCCTATCTGCCCCTGAGCAGAGGCCCCCGGGTGAAGTCTGGCAAGGCGCGCTCCAAGGCGCACAAAACGTCCCATCTGGTCGCCATTGCGGTGGCCGTTGAAGTGCACGATCCCAAGGGCTTTGGCCGCATCCGGATTCACCGCGTGCAGGGTCCAACCATCGGCGCCTTGATCCCGTTCGTGCGCGAAAACGTCATGCCAGGCGCAACGATCCGCACTGACGGATCGGCGATCTACGGGCCACTTCAGGAAGGCGGATTCGCTCATGAACCGCTCGTCCAACTCGGCTCGAAGATCCCTGCGCACGTGTCCTTGCCGGGGGTCCATCGCGTCATTTCGTTGCTCAAACGCTGGTTGCTTGGCACCCATCAGGGAGCCGTCGATCCGCGACACGTGGACTACTACCTCGACGAATTTACGTTCCGCTTCAACCGACGCTCGTCAAGATCACGAGGAATGTTGTTCTACCGGTTGTTGCAGCAATCGGCCGCAACAACGCCGGCGACCTACGCCAACATACGGGACAACGTGCACTCGGAACCGGCCGCCAACCGGTTTGCTAGACCTGTGGAGCTAAATGGATAG
- the gyrB gene encoding DNA topoisomerase (ATP-hydrolyzing) subunit B, translating to MSEPSSNSYSESSIQILEGLEAVRKRPGMYIGDTSDGTGLHHLVFEVVDNSIDEALAGYCDDIVVTIHSDNSISVADNGRGIPIGIKFDDKHEPKRSAAEIALTELHAGGKFNQNSYKVSGGLHGVGVSCVNALSRWLRLTVRRDGQVHVLEFARGAVQNRISEVQDGSEVSPMRVLGKTDKRGTEVHFLPDTEIFENVDFHYDVLAKRLRELSFLNNGVKIRLLDERQGKEDNFAYTGGVKGFVEYINRGKNVLHPNVFYATGEKMTEQGSPIISEVAMQWNDGYAENVLCYTNNIPQRDGGTHLTGLRAAMTRVINKYIDDNELAKKAKVEVTGDDMREGLTCVLSVKVPDPKFSSQTKDKLVSSEVRAPVEDVVAKALNDYLLENPNDAKVICSKIVDSARAREAARKARELTRRKGVLDGMGLPGKLADCQEKDPALCEIYIVEGDSAGGSAKQGRDRKFQAILPLRGKILNVEKARYEKLLTSNEILTLITALGTGIGKDDFDVAKLRYHRIIIMTDADVDGAHIRTLLLTFLYRQMAELVERGHVYIAQPPLYKVKHGKDEQYLKDAHELDAYLLQVALRDASVLTSAYPNAVTLTGESLQQYARQYMLAEEVIARLSAFMDEEALRAIAGGVTIALDTPEQAAASAHGLQAALLEAHANGVVPSVHAETDPRSDKQILRISRHHHGNVRSSVITADFTHGADYAVLAQTAQTFTGLLGKGAVVSKGQGDAAKQASVSDFREAMTWLLRLAEASVARQRYKGLGEMNPSQLWETTMDPQVRRMLRVQIDDAIEADRVFTMLMGDDVEPRRDFIETNALRAANLDV from the coding sequence ATGAGTGAACCATCCAGCAATAGCTATAGCGAATCGTCGATCCAAATCCTTGAGGGCCTGGAAGCGGTGCGCAAGCGGCCTGGAATGTACATTGGTGACACGTCGGACGGGACAGGCTTGCACCACCTGGTCTTTGAGGTGGTCGATAATTCGATTGATGAAGCGCTGGCCGGTTATTGCGACGACATCGTCGTGACCATTCACAGCGACAATTCCATCAGCGTGGCCGATAACGGACGCGGCATCCCCATCGGCATCAAGTTCGATGACAAGCACGAGCCCAAGCGAAGCGCTGCCGAGATCGCACTGACCGAACTGCATGCCGGGGGCAAGTTCAACCAGAACAGCTACAAGGTATCTGGTGGCCTTCACGGCGTGGGCGTGAGCTGCGTCAACGCGCTCTCGCGCTGGCTGCGCCTGACCGTGCGGCGCGACGGGCAGGTGCATGTGCTGGAGTTTGCTCGAGGCGCGGTCCAAAATCGCATTAGCGAAGTGCAAGATGGCAGTGAAGTGTCACCCATGCGCGTGCTGGGCAAGACCGACAAGCGTGGCACGGAGGTTCATTTCCTTCCCGACACCGAGATATTCGAGAATGTGGATTTCCACTATGACGTCTTGGCCAAGCGCCTGCGCGAACTCTCATTTCTCAACAACGGAGTCAAGATCCGCTTGCTTGACGAACGCCAGGGCAAGGAAGACAACTTCGCCTACACAGGCGGCGTCAAAGGCTTCGTGGAATACATCAATCGCGGCAAGAACGTTCTGCATCCCAATGTTTTTTATGCCACTGGCGAGAAGATGACCGAGCAGGGCTCGCCCATCATCTCCGAGGTGGCCATGCAGTGGAACGACGGCTATGCCGAAAACGTGCTCTGTTACACGAACAACATACCGCAGCGCGATGGTGGCACGCACCTCACGGGTCTTCGTGCGGCGATGACCCGCGTCATCAACAAGTACATCGACGACAACGAGCTGGCCAAAAAGGCCAAGGTGGAAGTCACGGGCGACGATATGCGCGAGGGCCTGACCTGTGTGCTGTCGGTCAAAGTGCCGGATCCAAAATTTTCAAGCCAGACCAAGGACAAGCTCGTATCCAGTGAAGTGCGCGCACCGGTGGAGGACGTTGTCGCCAAGGCGCTGAATGACTACCTCCTGGAGAATCCGAACGACGCCAAGGTGATCTGCAGCAAGATCGTGGACTCGGCTCGGGCGCGTGAGGCGGCGCGCAAGGCACGCGAGCTCACGCGGCGCAAGGGAGTTCTCGATGGCATGGGATTGCCGGGAAAACTGGCCGACTGCCAGGAGAAGGATCCGGCGCTTTGCGAGATCTACATTGTTGAGGGCGACTCGGCCGGTGGCAGCGCCAAACAGGGACGCGATCGCAAGTTTCAAGCGATCCTGCCGCTGCGGGGCAAAATTCTCAATGTTGAGAAAGCGCGCTACGAAAAGCTCCTCACCAGCAACGAAATCCTGACGCTGATTACTGCGCTGGGCACCGGAATTGGCAAGGATGACTTCGACGTGGCCAAGCTGCGTTACCACCGCATCATCATCATGACCGACGCGGATGTGGATGGTGCCCACATCCGGACTTTGCTGCTGACCTTTCTTTACCGCCAGATGGCCGAACTGGTTGAGCGAGGCCACGTCTACATCGCCCAACCGCCTTTGTACAAGGTCAAGCATGGCAAGGATGAACAATATCTCAAGGATGCACACGAACTCGACGCCTACCTGCTGCAGGTGGCGTTGCGCGACGCGTCCGTTCTCACCAGCGCGTACCCCAACGCAGTCACGCTGACGGGAGAGTCGCTGCAGCAATACGCACGCCAGTACATGCTGGCCGAGGAAGTTATTGCCCGCCTTAGCGCTTTCATGGACGAGGAGGCATTGCGCGCAATCGCCGGCGGTGTGACCATTGCCCTTGACACGCCGGAACAGGCCGCTGCTTCAGCGCATGGCCTGCAGGCGGCATTGCTCGAGGCGCACGCAAATGGCGTTGTTCCCAGCGTGCACGCCGAGACGGATCCGCGCAGCGACAAACAGATCTTGCGCATTTCGCGGCACCACCATGGCAATGTGCGTTCAAGCGTGATCACCGCTGACTTCACTCACGGCGCCGACTATGCCGTGTTGGCCCAGACGGCGCAGACTTTTACGGGGCTTCTCGGCAAGGGAGCCGTTGTCAGCAAAGGCCAGGGTGATGCGGCGAAGCAGGCGAGCGTGAGCGACTTCCGCGAAGCCATGACGTGGCTGCTGCGCCTGGCCGAAGCCAGCGTGGCTCGCCAGCGTTATAAGGGTCTGGGGGAAATGAACCCAAGCCAGCTTTGGGAGACGACCATGGATCCGCAGGTTCGCCGAATGCTGCGCGTGCAGATTGATGACGCGATCGAGGCTGATCGCGTGTTCACGATGCTTATGGGTGATGATGTCGAACCGCGCCGCGACTTTATCGAAACCAACGCGCTGCGCGCCGCAAATCTTGACGTCTAG
- the dnaN gene encoding DNA polymerase III subunit beta, with protein MNRLTVSREALLKGLGAVAGIVERRQTLPILANVLIQPAGPDLALTTSDMEIQMHMRTALGEGHSAGADLQPTTVNTRKLVDILRATAFDEATLEWDGGKFTVRCGKSRFSLQTLPPEDFPLVKEAADYSAEPLVIGQGQLKRMLALVHFAMAQHDIRYYLNGLLLVADGSQLTLVSTDGHRLSMVSAPVEGLAEKREVILPRKTVIELLRLLGDGDEPIEMRFASNQARLAFGHMELVSKLVEGKFPDYQRVVPKGHKNHLVLSRQALLAALQRVAILTTDKFKGVRINLDPGSLRISSTNAEQEEAQEELDVDYSGDSIEIGFNVAYLIDVLSNLPGESVRLDLLDGNSSVLMTLPDVAAFKYVVMPMRI; from the coding sequence ATGAACAGATTGACCGTATCGCGCGAAGCCTTGCTCAAGGGGCTCGGTGCTGTGGCTGGCATTGTGGAGCGACGCCAGACCTTGCCGATATTGGCCAACGTACTGATCCAGCCTGCAGGTCCTGATCTGGCCTTGACCACCAGCGATATGGAAATTCAGATGCACATGCGCACCGCTCTTGGCGAAGGGCATAGCGCTGGCGCGGACCTGCAGCCCACGACGGTCAATACACGCAAGCTCGTTGACATCCTGCGCGCAACAGCCTTCGACGAGGCAACGCTGGAGTGGGACGGCGGCAAGTTCACGGTGCGGTGCGGAAAGTCGCGTTTTTCGTTGCAAACCTTGCCGCCCGAGGATTTCCCGTTGGTCAAGGAAGCAGCGGACTATTCGGCCGAGCCGCTGGTGATCGGCCAGGGTCAGCTCAAACGCATGCTCGCGCTTGTGCATTTCGCCATGGCGCAACACGACATTCGCTACTACCTCAATGGTTTGCTACTCGTGGCCGACGGGAGTCAGCTCACGCTTGTCTCCACGGACGGGCATCGGCTGTCCATGGTCAGCGCACCGGTGGAAGGCCTTGCCGAGAAGCGTGAGGTGATTCTCCCGCGCAAGACCGTGATCGAACTCCTGCGCCTGTTGGGCGACGGCGACGAGCCGATCGAGATGCGATTTGCCTCCAACCAGGCACGGTTGGCGTTCGGCCATATGGAGCTGGTCAGCAAGCTGGTCGAGGGCAAGTTCCCGGACTACCAGCGCGTTGTGCCCAAGGGTCACAAAAATCATCTTGTCCTGTCGCGACAAGCTCTCCTGGCCGCGCTGCAGCGTGTGGCCATCCTGACGACCGATAAATTCAAAGGCGTGCGCATCAATCTTGACCCTGGCTCGCTGCGCATCTCCTCCACCAATGCCGAGCAGGAGGAAGCCCAGGAAGAGCTCGATGTGGACTACAGTGGCGACTCCATTGAAATCGGCTTCAACGTTGCCTACCTCATCGATGTGCTGTCGAACCTGCCTGGTGAAAGCGTGCGCCTTGACTTGCTCGACGGCAACAGTAGCGTGCTGATGACGCTACCCGATGTCGCCGCCTTCAAGTACGTCGTCATGCCCATGCGCATCTGA